The Pongo abelii isolate AG06213 chromosome 20, NHGRI_mPonAbe1-v2.0_pri, whole genome shotgun sequence genome window below encodes:
- the ZNF628 gene encoding zinc finger protein 628 translates to MSGVMVGSHADMAPASTAEGAGEKPGPAAPAPAAQYECGECGKSFRWSSRLLHHQRTHTGERPYKCPDCPKAFKGSSALLYHQRGHTGERPYQCPDCPKAFKRSSLLQIHRSVHTGLRAFICGQCGLAFKWSSHYQYHLRQHTGERPYPCPDCPKAFKNSSSLRRHRHVHTGERPYTCGVCGKSFTQSTNLRQHQRVHTGERPFRCALCPKTFTHSSNLLLHQRTHGAAPAPAPGAAPAAPPPQPREPGGGGGKVFVCDAYLQRHLQPHSPPAPPAPPPPPPPVVPELFLAAAETTVELVYRCDGCEQGFSSEELLLEHQPCPGPEAAPQPQEAPPEAPKADQPPSPLPQPPPPPAAPAPGFACLPCGKSFRTVAGLSRHQHSHGAAGGQAFRCGSCDGSFPQLASLLAHQQCHVEEAAAGRPPPQAEAAEVTCPQEPLAPAAPAPPPPPSAPASAERPYKCAECGKAFKGSSGLRYHLRDHTGERPYQCGECGKAFKRSSLLAIHQRVHTGLRAFTCGQCGLTFKWSSHYQYHLRLHSGERPYACGECGKAFRNTSCLRRHRHVHTGERPHACGVCGKSFAQTSNLRQHQRVHTGERPFRCPLCPKTFTHSSNLLLHQRTHSAERPFSCPICGRGFVMAAYLQRHLRTHASANTAPSTTAPAAGPQPPAPLAAARAPPATQDVHVLPHLQATLSLEVAGGTAQAPSLGPAAPNSQTFLLVQTAQGLQLIPSSVQPPTPPPPPAPPKLILLPSSSAGAGGGRARQGPRAVGKAGQGAGVVWLPGPGGLGVQGAASAGASGAGQSLIVVQNVGGGEAGPQEMSGVQLQPLRPAQEVTTVQLQPAQEVTTVQLQPAQEVTTVQLQPAQEVTTVQLQPVAGQLSNSSGGAVATEAPNLLVVQSGAAEELLTGPGPGEAGDGEASTGVVQDVLFETLQTDEGLQSVLVLSGADGEQTRLCVQEVETLPPGLTEPPATGPPGQKLLIIRSAPATELLDSGNTGGGTATLQLLAPPSSGPASGPAGLPGAPASQMVQVVPAGAGPGVMTPQGLPSIQIVQTLPAVQLVHTF, encoded by the exons ATGTCAG GTGTGATGGTCGGCTCCCACGCGGACATGGCGCCGGCCTCTACTGCGGAGGGGGCCGGGGAGAAGCCAGGCCCTGCGGCCCCCGCCCCGGCGGCCCAGTACGAATGTGGGGAGTGTGGCAAGTCATTCCGGTGGTCGTCCCGGCTCCTGCACCACCAGCGCACGCACACAGGCGAGCGGCCCTACAAGTGCCCAGACTGCCCCAAGGCCTTCAAGGGCTCCTCGGCCCTGCTCTACCACCAGCGAGGCCACACGGGCGAGCGGCCCTACCAGTGCCCCGACTGCCCCAAGGCCTTCAAGCGCTCCTCCCTGCTGCAGATCCACCGTAGCGTGCACACCGGCCTGCGGGCCTTCATCTGCGGCCAGTGCGGCCTGGCCTTCAAGTGGTCGTCCCACTACCAGTACCACCTAAGGCAGCACACAGGCGAGCGCCCCTACCCGTGCCCGGACTGCCCCAAGGCCTTCAAGAACTCGTCCAGCCTGCGGCGCCACCGCCACGTGCACACCGGCGAGCGGCCCTACACCTGTGGCGTCTGCGGGAAGAGCTTCACGCAGAGCACCAACCTGCGGCAGCACCAGCGCGTGCACACGGGCGAGCGGCCCTTCCGTTGCGCGCTCTGCCCCAAGACCTTCACCCACTCCTCCAACCTGCTGCTGCACCAGCGCACCCACGgcgccgcccccgcccccgccccgggtGCCGCCCCCGCGGCCCCGCCCCCCCAGCCCCGGGAGCCCGGTGGCGGTGGCGGCAAGGTCTTCGTGTGCGACGCCTACCTGCAGCGGCACCTCCAGCCCCACAGCCCGCCCGCGCcccccgccccgccgcccccgcccccgcccgtgGTGCCCGAGCTCTTTTTGGCGGCGGCGGAGACCACAGTGGAGCTGGTGTACCGCTGCGATGGCTGCGAGCAGGGATTCAGCAGCGAGGAGCTGCTCCTGGAGCACCAGCCGTGCCCCGGGCCCGAGGCGGCGCCCCAGCCCCAGGAGGCACCCCCCGAGGCGCCCAAGGCCGACCAGCCACCGTCCCCTCTGCCgcagccccctcctccccctgccGCCCCCGCGCCTGGCTTTGCCTGTCTGCCCTGCGGCAAGTCCTTCCGGACGGTGGCTGGGCTCTCCCGCCACCAGCACAGCCACGGGGCTGCCGGCGGGCAAGCATTCCGCTGCGGCAGCTGCGACGGCTCCTTCCCGCAGCTGGCCAGCCTCCTGGCGCATCAGCAGTGCCACGTGGAAGAGGCGGCGGCCGGGCGCCCGCCCCCGCAGGCTGAGGCTGCCGAGGTGACCTGCCCCCAGGAACCGCTGGCACCTGCCGCGCCCGCCCCGCCGCCACCCCCCTCCGCCCCCGCTTCTGCGGAGCGGCCCTACAAATGTGCCGAGTGCGGCAAGGCCTTCAAGGGCTCCTCCGGGCTGCGCTACCACCTGCGGGACCACACGGGCGAGCGGCCCTACCAGTGCGGCGAGTGCGGCAAGGCCTTCAAGCGCTCCTCCCTGCTGGCCATCCACCAGCGCGTGCACACGGGCCTGCGGGCATTTACCTGTGGCCAGTGCGGCCTCACCTTCAAATGGTCGTCCCACTACCAGTACCACCTGCGGCTGCACTCTGGCGAGCGGCCCTACGCCTGCGGGGAGTGTGGCAAGGCCTTCCGCAACACGTCGTGCCTGCGTCGCCACCGCCACGTGCACACTGGTGAGAGGCCCCACGCCTGCGGTGTCTGCGGCAAGAGTTTCGCGCAGACCTCCAACCTGCGGCAGCACCAGCGCGTGCACACGGGCGAGCGGCCCTTCCGCTGCCCGCTCTGCCCCAAGACCTTCACCCACTCCTCCAACCTGCTGCTGCACCAGCGCACGCACTCGGCCGAGCGCCCCTTCTCCTGCCCCATCTGCGGTCGCGGCTTCGTTATGGCCGCCTACCTGCAGCGGCACCTGAGGACGCACGCCTCGGCCAACACGGCTCCCAGCACCACAGCCCCTGCCGCcggcccccagccccctgctccacTGGCTGCCGCCCGGGCCCCGCCAGCCACCCAAGATGTCCACGTCCTGCCCCACCTCCAGGCCACGCTCTCCCTCGAGGTGGCGGGGGGCACGGCCCAGGCCCCGAGCTTGGGGCCAGCAGCGCCCAACTCTCAGACGTTCCTCCTGGTGCAAACTGCCCAGGGCCTCCAGCTGATCCCCAGCAGCGTGCAGCCCCCTACACCTCCGCCCCCTCCCGCACCTCCCAAGCTCATCCTGCTGCCCTCCTCcagtgctggggctgggggcGGCCGTGCAAGGCAGGGCCCGCGGGCAGTGGGGAAAGCGGGCCAGGGGGCGGGAGTGGTCTGGCTGCCAGGCCCTGGGGGTCTAGGGGTGCAGGGAGCGGCCAGCGCTGGGGCCAGCGGGGCAGGGCAGAGCCTCATCGTTGTGCAGaatgtggggggtggggaggcagggcCACAGGAAATGAGTGGGGTGCAGCTCCAGCCCCTCCGGCCAGCCCAAGAAGTAACCACGGTCCAGCTCCAGCCAGCACAGGAGGTGACCACAGTCCAGCTCCAGCCAGCACAGGAAGTAACCACGGTCCAGCTCCAGCCAGCACAGGAGGTGACCACGGTCCAGCTCCAGCCCGTGGCCGGCCAGCTCTCCAATTCCAGTGGGGGAGCTGTGGCTACTGAGGCACCCAACCTGCTGGTTGTTCAGAGCGGGGCAGCTGAGGAGTTGCTCACTGGCCCGGGCCCCGGGGAGGCGGGGGATGGTGAGGCCAGCACTGGTGTGGTCCAGGATGTCCTCTTTGAGACACTCCAGACGGACGAGGGCTTGCAGAGCGTGCTGGTGCTGAGCGGGGCCGATGGCGAGCAGACTCGGCTCTGCGTACAGGAGGTAGAAACACTTCCTCCTGGGCTGACCGAGCCGCCTGCCACCGGCCCACCCGGACAGAAACTCCTCATCATCCGCAGCGCCCCAGCCACTGAGCTGCTGGACAGCGGCAACACTGGAGGAGGCACCGCCACGCTGCAGCTCCTGGCCCCACCGTCGTCAGGCCCAGCCTCGGGCCCCGCGGGACTCCCCGGGGCTCCAGCCTCCCAGATGGTGCAAGTGGTCCccgcaggagctgggcctggtgttATGACCCCTCAGGGCCTGCCCTCCATCCAGATTGTCCAAACTCTACCCGCAGTCCAGCTGGTGCACACGTTTTGA
- the NAT14 gene encoding probable N-acetyltransferase 14 has product MAPSHLSVREMREDEKPLVLEMLKAGVKDTENRVALHALTRPPALLLLAAASSGLRFVLASFALALLLPVFLAVAAVKLGLRARWGSLPPPGGLGGPWVAVRGSGDVCGVLALAPGTNAGDGARVTRLSVSRWHRRRGVGRRLLAFAEARARAWAGGMGEPRARLVVPVAVAAWGVAGMLEGCGYQAEGGWGCLGYTLVREFSKDL; this is encoded by the exons ATGGCCCCCAGCCACCTGTCAGTGCGGGAGATGAGGGAAGATGAGAAGCCCCTGGTGCTGGAGATGCTAAAG GCCGGCGTGAAGGACACGGAAAACCGCGTGGCCCTCCATGCCTTGACACGGCCGCCGGCTCTGCTCCTCCTGGCGGCTGCCAGCAGCGGCCTGCGATTTGTCCTGGCTTCCTTCGCCCTGGCCCTCCTCCTGCCGGTGTTCCTGGCTGTGGCCGCCGTGAAGCTGGGCCTGCGGGCCCGATGGGGCTCGCTGCCTCCGCCGGGTGGCCTGGGGGGCCCCTGGGTGGCCGTGCGGGGCTCCGGTGACGTGTGTGGGGTCCTGGCTCTGGCCCCTGGCACAAATGCAGGGGACGGGGCCCGGGTCACCCGCCTGTCTGTCTCTCGCTGGCACCGCCGCCGAGGCGTGGGCAGGAGGCTGCTGGCCTTTGCGGAGGCCCGGGCTCGGGCCTGGGCTGGGGGCATGGGGGAGCCCCGGGCCCGGCTCGTGGTCCCGGTGGCTGTGGCCGCCTGGGGGGTGGCGGGGATGCTGGAGGGCTGCGGCTACCAGGCCGAGGGGGGCTGGGGCTGCCTGGGCTACACGTTGGTGAGGGAATTCAGCAAAGACCTGTGA